A region from the Triticum urartu cultivar G1812 chromosome 1, Tu2.1, whole genome shotgun sequence genome encodes:
- the LOC125515396 gene encoding pentatricopeptide repeat-containing protein At1g20230-like has translation MCQHSNTLLHFLRHVSFPPDAHLLPSALKSCPAQPLARALHAAAAVSGLAEDPFVASSLLHTYLRLGATSDARGVFERMPDKSVVGWSALIAGYSARGDAKAAWGLLERMRSAGVEPNVITWNGLVSGLNRSGSALDAVKALVRMHGEGFLPDATGVSCALSAVGDVKEVSVGEQLHGYVVKAGCRLDQHVVTALIDMYGKCGRADEISHVFHESSHMDVATCNALVAGLSRNAQVSQALLLFSEFVSRGVELNVVSWTSIVACCVQNGKDLEAVDLFRKMQSKGIEPNSVTIPCVLPAFANVAALMHGRSAHCFSLRKGFLHDVYVGSALVDMYAKCGKVRDARTIFDAIPSKNTVSWNAMIGGYAMHGEAANAVQLFCLMQKCKQKPDLVTFTCVIGACGQAGLTEEGRRYFSEMQHSHGISPRMEHYACMVTLLGRAGKLDEAYDLINEMPFEPNGCIWGSLLGSCRVYGNVFLAEVAAEKLFELEPENTGNYVLLSNIYASKKMWDGVSRVRDQMKNMGLKKEKGCSWIEIKNKVHMLFAGDNSHPMMTAITEKLKQLTIEMSRLGFAPSTDFVLHDVEEQEKDDILAVHSEKLAVALGLISTSPGTPLRVIKNLRICGDCHEAMKFISCFEGREISVRDTNRFHHFKDGKCSCGDYW, from the coding sequence ATGTGCCAACACTCCAACACCCTTCTGCACTTCCTCCGCCACGTCTCCTTCCCGCCGGACGCGCACCTCCTGCCGTCCGCGCTCAAGTCATGCCCCGCGCAGCCCCTCGCCCGCGCGCTCCACGCGGCCGCCGCGGTCTCCGGCCTTGCGGAGGATCCCTTCGTCGCCTCCTCGCTCCTCCACACCTACCTCCGCCTCGGAGCCACCAGCGACGCCCGCGGCGTGTTCGAAAGAATGCCGGACAAGAGTGTCGTCGGCTGGAGCGCACTCATCGCCGGTTACTCTGCACGAGGCGATGCCAAGGCCGCGTGGGGCCTTCTGGAGCGGATGCGGAGCGCCGGCGTGGAGCCGAATGTGATCACCTGGAATGGACTGGTTTCCGGGCTGAACCGGAGCGGCAGCGCCCTCGACGCTGTCAAGGCACTTGTGAGGATGCACGGGGAAGGGTTCTTGCCGGACGCCACCGGTGTCTCGTGTGCACTCTCTGCGGTCGGGGATGTGAAAGAGGTCTCGGTTGGCGAGCAGCTGCATGGATATGTGGTGAAGGCAGGGTGCAGGCTAGATCAACATGTGGTCACTGCGCTCATCGACATGTACGGCAAGTGTGGGCGTGCTGATGAGATTTCTCACGTGTTCCATGAGTCCAGCCACATGGATGTTGCTACCTGCAACGCTCTCGTCGCTGGGCTCTCTCGGAACGCCCAGGTCTCTCAGGCATTGTTGCTGTTCAGCGAGTTTGTTAGCCGAGGAGTCGAGTTGAATGTTGTGTCCTGGACCTCGATTGTTGCCTGCTGTGTGCAGAATGGGAAAGATTTGGAAGCGGTGGATCTTTTCAGGAAGATGCAGTCAAAAGGGATCGAGCCAAATTCAGTCACGATACCCTGCGTATTGCCAGCATTTGCCAATGTTGCTGCTCTTATGCATGGCCGGTCAGCACACTGTTTTTCTCTTAGGAAGGGATTTCTTCATGACGTTTACGTTGGCAGTGCGTTGGTGGACATGTATGCAAAGTGTGGCAAGGTCAGGGATGCGAGGACGATCTTCGATGCAATCCCGTCTAAAAATACGGTTTCGTGGAATGCGATGATTGGTGGCTATGCAATGCATGGGGAGGCCGCAAATGCTGTGCAGTTGTTCTGTTTGATGCAGAAGTGCAAACAGAAGCCCGACCTAGTCACATTCACCTGTGTCATTGGTGCCTGTGGCCAAGCTGGCCTGACAGAGGAGGGGCGTCGCTACTTCAGTGAAATGCAGCATAGTCATGGCATTTCCCCGAGGATGGAGCATTATGCATGTATGGTTACTCTGTTAGGACGGGCTGGCAAGCTTGATGAGGCATACGATCTCATAAATGAGATGCCATTTGAGCCAAATGGTTGTATTTGGGGGTCCTTGCTGGGCTCCTGCAGGGTTTATGGAAATGTGTTCCTGGCCGAAGTCGCAGCAGAAAAGCTATTTGAACTAGAGCCAGAAAATACCGGCAACTATGTCCTGCTTTCCAACATTTATGCGTCTAAAAAAATGTGGGACGGGGTAAGTAGAGTGAGGGATCAGATGAAGAATATGGGATTGAAGAAAGAAAAGGGTTGCAGTTGGATAGAGATCAAGAACAAGGTGCACATGTTGTTTGCTGGTGACAATTCACACCCCATGATGACTGCGATAACGGAGAAACTAAAGCAGCTTACCATTGAGATGAGCAGGCTGGGCTTTGCACCGAGCACAGATTTTGTCCTACATGATGTGGAAGAACAAGAAAAGGATGATATCCTTGCTGTGCACAGTGAAAAGCTGGCTGTTGCATTGGGCCTCATAAGCACGAGCCCAGGAACACCCCTCCGGGTGATAAAGAACCTCCGGATTTGTGGTGATTGCCACGAAGCAATGAAGTTCATATCATGTTTTGAGGGGAGGGAGATATCTGTTAGAGACACCAACAGGTTTCATCACTTCAAGGATGGGAAATGTTCTTGTGGGGATTACTGGTGA